In Taeniopygia guttata chromosome Z, bTaeGut7.mat, whole genome shotgun sequence, one genomic interval encodes:
- the HINT1 gene encoding adenosine 5'-monophosphoramidase HINT1, protein MADEISKAQAARPGGDTIFGKIIRKEIPANIIFEDEQCLAFHDISPQAPTHFLVIPKKPIVRLSEAEDSDESLLGHLMIVGKKCAAELGLTNGFRMVVNEGPEGGQSVYHVHLHVLGGRQLGWPPG, encoded by the exons ATGGCTGACGAGATCAGTAAGGCGCAGGCGGCGCGGCCCGGCGGGGACACCATCTTCGGGAAGATCATCCGCAAGGAGATCCCCGCCAACATCATCTTCGAGGACGAGCAG TGCCTTGCGTTCCATGATATTTCACCCCAAGCTCCAACACATTTCTTAGTGATTCCTAAGAAGCCAATTGTCAGATTGTCTGAAGCAGAAGATTCTGATGAATCT cttctCGGGCATTTAATGATTGTTGGCAAGAagtgtgctgctgagctgggcctgACCAATGGATTCCGGATGGTTGTGAATGAAGGGCCTGAGGGTGGGCAGTCTGTCTATCATGTACATCTCCATGTTCTGGGTGGTCGCCAGTTGGGCTGGCCTCCTGGCTAA